The Ptychodera flava strain L36383 chromosome 18, AS_Pfla_20210202, whole genome shotgun sequence sequence CAAGACTTTGTCGATTATACTGTGCTCCTCCTAGTATTTCCCACTTGTTAGTAAATTCACGAATTTGGTTCGAAAACAgttagtaagcacaaattatataatcctgacccccccccccacacacacacacacacacaaaaacacacatcaaCCCCGCAATTTTCAACAAGTCTTTTGATACACAATGGTAGGATTTTAAAGTGATAAAGAtgataaatgtattcatgaTAGAACACTTAGGAAAATCAGATAGacaaaaggaaatgaaaaattCCTTTATATTTTTCGTACATACAGTATGCTTTTTATTTACCCTGAAAACTCAAGCTTTGATACGCATATTCTAAAGATCCATTGCATCACAGTACATTGAGTGTCACGAAtgctaaaatttacatttcttccTTACGGATGGATATTCTCACCTCAATAAAGTGTGCCATTTCGGTAAACCGGCCGTTGAATgttattgatcaatttttatcacacaACATAACAACGTGACTTTCAATTAAAAGTAATACAAATTATAACACTCTCTTCGTTCTAGATGCGTTCACATGTATCCAAAACGTATAAAACTTGCTGCACTTCCTGCCACCCTTCAGTGTGGCCCAAGTATGTTGATCTTTGCATACCGTATGTACAGATACGCTAATCGAAATCTGCCATATCGAAAAGTTTGACAAGAACTAATTCTGCTAAGTTTTTATATCTTGCAATGTCAGATAGTCTGGAAAGTCATAACCAAAAAGTTGGAAATCccacatgtaaattttatataATCCTGAAATCTGTTCAGGATTTAGTTGATTGAAATAATGAGCAATTGTGCCCTTGCCAGAACTGTCCGTTGCTATTGGATCAGACTGGGGAAATGTGACATTTACTCCCATTTGCTTCAAAATAAAGTCGGAATCCTCTTTCTGAGTTTCTAGATGCCCGATGAAATCATACTtcacttcacagggacaacaggTGCGATACATGGGCTTAATATGTGGATCGAGTTTGTCTATTCCTTCGTCGTTTACGCTTACTTGTATAATATAATCTACAAAGTTAGAAAATGTCAGATTTGCTGGCCTCGTTCCCGTCTCACCCTCTATCATCTTTAAGTGCCGTTCAATGAAATCCATATCGGGGTCGTGGACTATTTTGTCGGCGAAGCACGACACAAGACGAGAGAACGGATGGCGAACAAACATGAATCGCGTTGTGTAGTCTTTCAGGATGGCATCCCTCTCTCCTGGCTTGTTGCACATATTCAAACGTTTGTAATAATTGCCGATGCGTTCCCGGAAGTTAGGGGTTACATCGACGACGAATCCCAGGAATGTTCTAAGCCAGTTTGAACTGCCGACTTTGAAAATTTCGCAAAATAGAGTTTTGTGCGCCTCATCAACCAATGTCCGTCCATAGGCGTTCATACGACATTCCTTGCCGGCTGTGTACTCTTTACATCCATCCAACACCAAATCCTTCCGCTTCCTGAAAATTTCCTCTCTGGACACGTTCTAGAAGGACGAGATTTGAAAATGTATCACTATATCAAAGCGATGAAATCTACTTTTGTGTTCATGATTTTAAGAACTTATTTCTTTACGGAATATGGACATCAAAATCACTGTTGTGTAACGAAGAGAATAATCCGTTTCAAGCTACGtattaaaatacttttttcacAACCATGCAGGTGAGAAATGGCGACTTTTCTGCTTGGTCGCTTCTGGGTTAAAGCGCCCTCTAGAGTGACCGTGAACAGTAAGAACTTGCGAAAGTTTAAATATCGCTATTTCTATACTTGATCACAATGAGATTGATCATTCATGTTGCAAATTTCGCCTGCGGGGACGGAAAAACATATTGACAGACTAAACACTAATGATCAATTTGGCTATCACACTATGGCAGGTTCGGCTGTCAATGTAGTGGCGGAAGCGAGCAACGGCAACTCGCTCGCTCGATGTTCCACCATGAAACCGAAAGGAGGCGCCAGAAGTCTTCCCCTTTAGCTCCATGATTGACCAGACTTTAACTGCTTTTGTAATTGGAACTTCATCGGAAAAGTGATCATGTTTCTCCTGAAGTAAAGATAACTCCTTCATCGAACTTTAATTGAcctaaaaatacacaacagcCGTGACAGAGCAGCAAGATCAGTcctacattttgaaaataatcataCCAATGAAAGAAGTAATCTTTAACCACGGTGCCCATGTGAACTGACAGCAACGCATACATATACCTTGGGGCCCTCATCTTGGGTCCATGAGTGGTAGGTTGATCCCAGGGAATCCAGAAatatggttgttgttgttgttgttgttattgtgtaTGTTTATGTGAGTcgtgttgttgctgttgttgaccaatgaaaatcaacaaacataactattgtgcttttgttgtttcaaaaataatgtaGATCtcataagaaacactacaaggacgccatcattatttgacccaatGCAATTCTCTTCAAATGTACACTCTCTACATATGTGTAAGTGAAGGTAGAGAGTGTacgttgaaataaaaaaattcaattaaCAGTAATTTAGCAGATTTGCCTGAAAAGATATACGGCAGTGTTGGCAACAAGGCAATTTACTATGACATACatgtgtatgtcaatttgtgGTTGTCATATGATCCAATAAGGCTGTCGGATAGCCATATTGTAATGAATTATATGTCGGAAATGATTCGATTCAAAATCGGTACAAGCACATTTTACATTAACAGTAAGATAAAATATGGTTTTACAGAAGGAGAAAAATACCGGAGAACACTTCAAAAATGTACACTGACGGAAGAAGAGCTGAAGAAATTACATGTTTCCGATAAACCatgattaatatgcaaaaagatTCCACTTACATATACATGACTATTTGGCTGTTTTGCTGGTCCCTTCTTTTCTTGGTCCGTGCCATCGCTATGGAAACGTGCGACAGGTTGCTCGTGTCTTGAATCAATTTGAACATCTAGGGTAGTGTCTAGTAACTGTTGTATGCTCTTGAAATCGCCAAGATTTTGTCTGATAGACACACCTGAAATTCATAACAGTGGTTGTTTGATGGTGATTCCTCACTTCATTGTTTCTCATGAATTATATTTATGATGACAATTTCAGTGTGGTTCCTAATAGCACTTATCCGTAGATAAAGTCACAAATGGCTTCCGTTGGCTTGAAGGTGTCTATGGAAAACGATCTGCTGCAAAATGTCTACTATTGAATAGTGGATCTTTTATCCTATTCATCTGTAACACGATAcgtatcaatcaatcaatcgatcaatcaatcgacAAATCTTTGTTATCAGAATGTGGACAATTAGCGTTGTATACGTATTAAGCCAAACCAACGACTTCTGTAACTTTTGTTCTAACTTCAACACTCGCACCGTACACAAAGCTGGTCAGATGTCGCCGTCGATGAAGAAACGAGTAACTTTCGACTTATCGTTACATTCGATGCCGAAATCTTACCTCCTATGTGGCTGTTGATACGGACGAGGATCAAATAGAGAGCTTGAACTGACAAAACCAATATGATGAACATCGAACGTCTCCGGAATCTACGTGACATGATATCATATGATGGCAGCTATGTCAAAATGAAAGTATATGCTGTTAGATACGATGTTTGAACAGGGAAATTTGAGtattgctttattttcattgagGTAAAACGCGTCTCGACTcggactctgaaacttttacaatttctgatctaccacatgtggggttcatttcaaagctctttgtGTAATAAATTTTTtaactgtcttagtttttcgaaaatcgaaaattttatttttctcaatgagTTAACACggggttggcggccattttgaatttcagatatcggtaaatcttgggtaatttgtttctctagtacacagtccctccaccaaacttgtggagggaccgtgtctagtaccaaactttgcacagtgattcctaattttattcgtgattttgaaagaggagaGTAGAAagattgcttgaggaaagtttgagcaaaagtttgtctttcattttcaaggtgcatactacctttagaTCAGAAATGTACAACAGGTCGGTATGATCGTCTGCGCCACTTTGTCTGCTGATCAAAGTCATCATGGACAATAACAAAGGATCGCATGTGTAGCCTAAAAAGAATTAATCAAATCCATATTCCACCCCATTCTGCGGCTTTCTAATGCTTTTCTCGTGCCAAATAACCTCTTTCTGAAAGTGGCCGCCATTAAGAGGGTCGATCTAGTCCAAAACTGGTGATGTCATAGGGCAAAAAATGAGGAAACATACGATGAGAAACAAGATCAAATCTGTGATAGCATAATGGGCTGCATTGGACAAATTTGGCCTACGATTGCTATGTATACCTATGTTACTGCGGCTAATCAGTGTGACTAACGTAAATCTTCTTGGTAAAAGTTACCACAGCTGAGCTCGAACAATTGCTCAAATAATTAACCGATAGACACAGAAACtgtcattttatttgttttgaaatttattccaAGGTCCTCTAAAAGTTATTtacaaaaatagtttgtcaCAAAGACACTATGCCAATGAACTCTATCTTGAATTAGACTTCACTGAGAAGGATAACAATTTTTCGCTTCAAATGCTTATAAAGTGTAAAAATCACGCATTTGGCATTTCAAGGTATagtggaacaacatactacTTTTAGCATATCATTACACATGTAACTAATTTCATGAGGTTATCTGTGTCGAACTGCATGACTGATGCGAATGGATGGAATTGCTTTTCCTATTGTTATACAAATATAGGGCCCTCTGCTCATTCCATGACGCATGACAGCCCCGAGGCAATATAAACGTTTGTAGGGAAGTATATATGTTGATTTGCTTCCTTCGGTACATTCTTCCCGTccatttatatttcaatatttacttTACTACTTGCACACCCCGTGCATTTCTCTTAATTGCCATACCAACTGGCAGCAGATATTTTCAGCCCATCGCTACCTTTGAGTACGGTCACGCCACGTGG is a genomic window containing:
- the LOC139117332 gene encoding carbohydrate sulfotransferase 11-like isoform X1; translation: MMTLISRQSGADDHTDLLYISDLKLPSYDIMSRRFRRRSMFIILVLSVQALYLILVRINSHIGGVSIRQNLGDFKSIQQLLDTTLDVQIDSRHEQPVARFHSDGTDQEKKGPAKQPNSHVYNVSREEIFRKRKDLVLDGCKEYTAGKECRMNAYGRTLVDEAHKTLFCEIFKVGSSNWLRTFLGFVVDVTPNFRERIGNYYKRLNMCNKPGERDAILKDYTTRFMFVRHPFSRLVSCFADKIVHDPDMDFIERHLKMIEGETGTRPANLTFSNFVDYIIQVSVNDEGIDKLDPHIKPMYRTCCPCEVKYDFIGHLETQKEDSDFILKQMGVNVTFPQSDPIATDSSGKGTIAHYFNQLNPEQISGLYKIYMWDFQLFGYDFPDYLTLQDIKT
- the LOC139117332 gene encoding carbohydrate sulfotransferase 11-like isoform X2 — translated: MSRRFRRRSMFIILVLSVQALYLILVRINSHIGGVSIRQNLGDFKSIQQLLDTTLDVQIDSRHEQPVARFHSDGTDQEKKGPAKQPNSHVYNVSREEIFRKRKDLVLDGCKEYTAGKECRMNAYGRTLVDEAHKTLFCEIFKVGSSNWLRTFLGFVVDVTPNFRERIGNYYKRLNMCNKPGERDAILKDYTTRFMFVRHPFSRLVSCFADKIVHDPDMDFIERHLKMIEGETGTRPANLTFSNFVDYIIQVSVNDEGIDKLDPHIKPMYRTCCPCEVKYDFIGHLETQKEDSDFILKQMGVNVTFPQSDPIATDSSGKGTIAHYFNQLNPEQISGLYKIYMWDFQLFGYDFPDYLTLQDIKT